The region TTATCAAAAGAGCAATGCTATATGATACGACAAAACAGGTACGACAAAACAGGTACGAATGATGCACGAGAgtcatttagtggcggttttaaaccgccacaaaattacaactgtcaaaaaaaaaagttacggtttctggcggtttaaaacAACCAGAAAGTGCTTCGTGCGTGGTGCACGAGGCCCAAGGTCGTGCCCCACAACATTTTCCTTatcaaaaaatgcattggtttcTAAAACAACATAcattttgggatattgaaagatggtctaaaacaacaaactttctggaacggatgGAGTAGTTCAGATAAGTAAGATGTTGGTCTAGCAGACAAATTTGATTACTTGTAGGAATTAGAACACACGTTTTTTGGTATATGGGAAATTAAACAAACAACAAAGATACAAAAGGAAAGAAGGAACATATAGCCACATCCCACCAAAGGGGCAATCTCAGGAAGGGGGTGGTCCAAGTAGAGAAATCTATTCTCAATCGCAACCCCAACTTTGCTAGAGCGTCGGTCGGTTTATTATGCTCCCTAGGTTGATGATGGAGAGACACTTCCAATCCTAATGCAGTAAACTCTTAGCTTCCGTCAAATAAGCTGCACAAGAGTACAAATTTAGAGACCTGTTATCAGTGAGAGCCTGCACTACATCCAGACAATAAAAAATGCATATAAGCTTTCGAACCCCTTTTTGCCACGCCAATGTCAAGCCTCTTATAACAACAATTAATTCAGTAAGGAATACCTCTCCAACGCCTTCAAAACTTGCAAACCCAACCACCCCATGCACCATCGTGGTCCCTGAGAAGGCCACCACAACTCATGGAAGAGGACTGGCAGTGGAAGCTCCCATCCACATGCATCGTTATCCAGCCAATCGGAGGAGTAAGAGTCGAGACCACCCGTTGTGCCACAAGTTCAAATAACTGAAAATATATTTGTTAGGAAAAATATGCAACAATTTTTCAGACTTAACTTCCATAAAAATATTCAATCAAAATATCACTTGGAGCATAAAttgtaaaattttattttgaaactaACCTTATTTCTATCAATACCATTTTCTTATGTAATTATTTTAACCTCCaaaaatttaaatatgattCCATATTTCCATCAATATATCTAAAACAAACTGACTTAAATTTTCTTTAGATATGAATCCTTTTCCATATGACTTTTATGTTTTATCCATAATGATAATAAATAGTTTTATTacagttgaaacttgaaactctGAGTCTGACTTCTACTGTCTCTCCGAGGAACATGATCTATGCCAAACCATGATTCCCCAACCACTGTCTCAGATTTCAACCACCCACTTCAGTGAAAAGGCATCCTACAATTGATTCCAAAATCCAAAATCAATGAAATCAGCTTCTGTGAGCAACTTCAACTGATTCTCAGAaaagaagctgatccaaaccTGTTGTTGTTAGATCAAATTCAAATCAAATGCATACTACTTCCAAGTGCTGATTCTGAAATCAACAGTGAGTGATGGCCATAGCTAGGCAAGCAAAACGCCCATGTGGGTTGTGGGTAAAGATGACAGCTGTGACCATATTGGGTCTCTGCTTCATCTTCGTCTGGACTgtgttctcttcttcttccaccaACGTCTCCATCCATAGGGAAAGCTTTGAGGACATTGCTGAACCCGTTTCCGCTTCTTCCAGGAATCAAGCTCAAAAACCCAAACCAGAAATCCATGAATCCTCATCACACAGTGTAAAAGATGAGAAAAGGGTTGATGGGTCTTCTTCCTCCAcgcatcctcctcctcatcatgAATCCAAGGcaaaggaaaagaagaaaggGGTGGCGCATGAGAAGAAAAGGTTGCataaggaagatgaagagaagcagaaTCAAGGGTCATCAAGTGATGAGCATGATCCCCAACCCCAACATCAGGAAGAGGAGGGTGAAGAAGAGGTGGAGTTGGAGGGTAAAGAAGAAGGTTTAGATCGTGAGAGTGAAGTGGGTGTGGATGGGGACACTGGTGGTGATGCTAGCAGCGATTTGGTTGAATCTGTGGATCAGGATTCTGAAGAGTTGGAAGATGGAAATGTGGAGGAGTTGAAAAAAGCAAGTAAGGGAAAGGTGAAGGGACCTTTGTTTGATCCAAATGCTAGCTACAAATGGAAATTGTGCAGCACCAGAAGCAAGCATAACTACATTCCCTGCATTGATATTGAAGCTGGTGGTGGAAAGGGGCAGGGTTACCGTCATAGAGAGAGGAGTTGCCCGAGGACACCCTTCATGTGTTTGGTTCCTCTTCCACATGCAGGGTATGGGTCTCCACTGCCATGGCCTGAGAGCAAATTGAAGGTATATGAAAAAGTAGATAATGATAAGGTTAGATGTTGGAGTGTTACTTCTTTGTTATCTCATGGTAACATGTGGCGTCAGTGCAGATTTTGTATAAGAATGTTGCGCACCCGAAACTGGCTGCGTATATCAAAAGGCATAGTTGGTTGATGGAATCTGGAGAATTTCTTACTTTTCCCCAAAACCAGACTGAGTTCAAGGGAGGGGTTCGTCACTATCTTGAGTCCATTGAAGAGGTAATTTTTCTATTAGGGTGCATTATGTTTGGTCCCTCTTAAGCATGGgttttgtttgttattttttctaaaaaatgagAGGAGCAGCTGCTAGATTTTATTCTCAAACATGATAAACTCATAGTTAGTTCACTTGCATTAGAGATTCAGATTTCAGATTAGTCTGTTAGTAATGTGATGGCttgttttttcttattttcattgtAATGTGACACTCTAGGAGGAGAAATTAGTGAGTTAAGGGAAATTGCTAATTATATTAGGCCTACACAATATGTATACTTTATGTGATATGGAATGTGGTTTAATAAATTCATGATAAGTGGAGAATGTACCATACCGTAAGTCCCACGATTTAAGTGTAAGGAGGAGGAGTGCTAGCAACACACTCTTTTGAACACTTAATATGAttggtttaattttaaaaagtcaACATATTTTTTAAGAGGTGAAAGAAATGTGTTACTTTTCAAGGAAATAGAGGGACTTGTCAACGATATAATACAAATAGGGTGGCTGAAATGAAAGAATGCTTCTGCCATAATTTGCGAAAAAAAACTATGATTGAAGCTATAAGGAAAATTTTACTGCTCAACTAATCATCTGAGATTGAGTGTCGAGTGCTAAAGTGCTAACTAGAAAGTTAACTTAGTCTTGCGAAAATAAGAATGTTACAATGTAAAAGTGATCACACAAGATGAGATTTGATTAGGAAAGAAAGCTTTAGAGAAAAAGTTGGGGTAGCACCCATTCTGGAGAGGACGAGAATTGACTAGGAAAGAAAGCATTAGAGAAAAAGTTGTGGTAGCAGTAGCACCTATTATGGAGAAGATAGTAGAGTCTCGTTTTAAGTGGTTCAGGTCGTATGGAGAAGGCCTTAGAAGCACTAGGGTTGACCTGACAGAGGATTGTCCAATAGTTAGAGCCTTAGAGGTAGAGGGAAACCAAAGAAAGCTATAGCCTATTTTAGGTCAAACCATGAAGAAGGGTTTGGATTTTTGCACAACTGTTTGCAGTGATTGGTTCTTTATGCATGGTGATAAATTTgtttcatatattatatattatatatcgtGATGTTGATGTTGACATTTGTTTATATTTGCAAATATTATGACTTTCAACTTAACAGAAAAGATATTCGTTAACATTTATTGCTGTCATCCTTGGACGTGTTTTAAAATTCATTCTTAATTTTATAGATGGTACCGGACATTGAGTGGGGTAAAAATATTCGTCTTGTCCTGGATATTGGATGTACAGATTCAAGCTTTGTGGCTACTCTCCTTGATAAGGAGGTTTTAACATTGTCACTAGGCTTGAAGGATGACCTAGTGGACTTAGCTCAGGTGGCACTTGAGCGTGGCTTCCCATCAGTGGTTAGCCCCTTTGGCAGAAGGAGGCTTCCTTTTCCAAGTTATGTTTTTGATGCTGTACATTGTGGGGGTTGCAGCATACCTTGGCATTCCAATGGTTTGTGCACTTGTTTTAGTTCTGTATTTTTCAAATACTTTTTTCTCCAAATTATCATTATGTTAATTGCTAGTATCCCCTTCATTTTTCAGGGGGTAAGCTTCTATTAGAAATGAATCGTATTCTACGACCTGGTGGATACTTTATTATGTCAACTAAACATGACAGCTTCGAACAAGAAGAAGGTTGGTCCCACTTTTGAATCAAAGTTGTAGTCATAGATGACCTAAAAGAACTCTGCTTCTTGTGATTCATTCTCTCCATCTCTCTATTCCAGGCTTTAGCTTTGGTTATTATGATACTTCTTGCTTGATGCAATTCACATTTACTTATCATCTGTGTGAGCAAAAGTGCAAAACGAAAGCAGGATATTTAGTTAGGtgtatttttttgttgaaaggGGTGGCATTTATGCTCTTTAAAGTGATGATAATGCAGTCTGTGTGAGGAAACAGTACTATAAACTAAGATACACTATCTCCATCCAATGTGATGATAAGCCATCAAACAAGAAAAAGCCCTAAAAGATATTAACAAGAGAGAACTATGGAAAAGAGGCTTGTGAACAAAAACTGAACTACTTCACTTGGCTTTCTTGACTTACTCATGAGAAAGGTACATATTTATGAGCTCCTTAGATAATTCATAGTTCTACTTCTACATTTGACTTAATTGAGCTGACCTTGAAACTAATGACTAATAACTTATAAGTGGCttattaaaaatagaaataTGCAATACATGAATCTTGAACTTAGAAGTAAACAATTGAACAgtgaaatattaaattagtgGTAAGCACTaacttttctaaaaaaaattgaacttcttcatttccaaCAGCTTGATGATACTTTCTCTCCATGTCTCATTTCGTGTGTGTGTACCTTTATTTCCGCTGCTTTTTTTTTCATCAGTTCATTCGTTTCTATAACATAAGTAGCATCTGCGGGTTATGATGTCTAAACGATGCTGCTACTGTGTACATAGTGTGCAGTATGCTCCCTACCTTCTGTGCTTATCGGTTGGGTATCAGATGCCCATTGCCTTTTGGCAGAAAATATTGAATTATATTATGTTATCTTGCAATGCTTTCTGGAGATATGAACCTTGCTCTGCATCATTTAAGTGACAATTGAAGTGCCATAGAAGAGGCAGTGACAT is a window of Lotus japonicus ecotype B-129 chromosome 5, LjGifu_v1.2 DNA encoding:
- the LOC130717715 gene encoding probable methyltransferase PMT28, which produces MAIARQAKRPCGLWVKMTAVTILGLCFIFVWTVFSSSSTNVSIHRESFEDIAEPVSASSRNQAQKPKPEIHESSSHSVKDEKRVDGSSSSTHPPPHHESKAKEKKKGVAHEKKRLHKEDEEKQNQGSSSDEHDPQPQHQEEEGEEEVELEGKEEGLDRESEVGVDGDTGGDASSDLVESVDQDSEELEDGNVEELKKASKGKVKGPLFDPNASYKWKLCSTRSKHNYIPCIDIEAGGGKGQGYRHRERSCPRTPFMCLVPLPHAGYGSPLPWPESKLKILYKNVAHPKLAAYIKRHSWLMESGEFLTFPQNQTEFKGGVRHYLESIEEMVPDIEWGKNIRLVLDIGCTDSSFVATLLDKEVLTLSLGLKDDLVDLAQVALERGFPSVVSPFGRRRLPFPSYVFDAVHCGGCSIPWHSNGGKLLLEMNRILRPGGYFIMSTKHDSFEQEEAMTMLTASICWNILAHKSDDVGEVGVKIYQKPEGNDIYELRRKKIPPLCKENENPDAVWYVPMKTCLHIIPIGIEQHGAEWPEEWPKRLESYPDWANNKEKLVADTHHWNAIVNKSYLNGMGINWTSIRNVMDMKAIYGGLAAALSQQQKVWVMNVVPVHAPDTLPIIFERGLVGVSHDWCESFGTYPRSYDLLHVDHLFSRLKNRCKQPVSIVVEMDRILRPGGWTIIRDKVEILNALEEILRSMQWEIRMSFNQDKEGILCAQKTLWRP